One genomic region from Candidatus Poribacteria bacterium encodes:
- a CDS encoding 50S ribosomal protein L23, producing MKDVYQIILQPLITEKSTILRESNKYAFVVDRNATKPQIRRAAEELFDIEGDILKIRTMRVRGKPKGKMLRYQRGRKPHWKKAIITLREGATIQAFDTI from the coding sequence ATGAAAGATGTATATCAGATCATATTACAACCGCTGATAACGGAGAAGAGTACGATCCTCCGTGAATCTAACAAGTACGCCTTCGTTGTGGATCGCAATGCAACGAAACCGCAGATTCGTCGAGCCGCGGAAGAATTGTTTGACATTGAAGGCGATATTCTTAAAATTCGCACAATGCGCGTTCGTGGTAAACCCAAAGGTAAAATGTTGCGTTATCAACGGGGCAGAAAACCACATTGGAAGAAAGCGATTATTACCCTGAGAGAAGG